One window of the Trueperaceae bacterium genome contains the following:
- the nrdR gene encoding transcriptional regulator NrdR, producing the protein MRCPYCSSEDTKVVNSRPSDEGAAIRRRRECPNCQRRFTTYERAQFEALMVRKRSGRHEAFDADKLLSKLRIAANKRPVSEKVLREFAYGFEDEVQGPEVTSEYIGRRVLQFLKSLDDVAYIRYLSVYRDFDSVDRFIEEIRQLDADVAGKHAPRGSAPAEERADAAGEERQAPAAPADGAVEARPEPDVPADAAGTRGNLTRPEPS; encoded by the coding sequence CGAGGGCGCGGCGATCCGCCGGCGCCGCGAGTGCCCGAACTGCCAGCGGCGCTTCACCACCTACGAGCGCGCGCAGTTCGAGGCGCTGATGGTGCGCAAGCGCTCCGGCAGGCACGAGGCCTTCGACGCCGACAAGCTGCTCAGCAAGCTGCGCATCGCCGCCAACAAGCGCCCCGTCTCCGAGAAGGTGCTGCGGGAGTTCGCCTACGGCTTCGAGGACGAGGTGCAGGGCCCCGAGGTCACGTCGGAGTACATAGGGCGCCGCGTGCTGCAGTTCTTGAAGTCCCTCGACGACGTCGCGTACATCAGGTACCTGAGCGTCTACCGCGACTTCGACTCCGTCGACCGCTTCATCGAGGAGATCAGGCAGCTCGACGCCGACGTCGCCGGCAAGCACGCCCCGCGCGGCTCGGCGCCCGCGGAGGAGCGCGCCGACGCCGCCGGGGAGGAGCGGCAGGCGCCGGCAGCGCCCGCCGACGGTGCCGTCGAGGCGCGGCCGGAGCCGGACGTGCCCGCCGACGCCGCGGGCACGCGCGGCAACCTCACGCGCCCCGAGCCGTCCTGA
- the fba gene encoding class II fructose-1,6-bisphosphate aldolase, whose product MPLVSGIDVLGPARAGGYAVGAFNTSDLEITQAIVEAAEAERSPVIVALSEGSLKFGGDALVAVVKHLAGEATVPVAMHLDHGSSFEMCVRALRRGFTSVMIDMSHEDEETNVRETARVVRAAHAVGVTVEAEIGRLAGIEEHVDVSAEDAALTKPDEAARFMERSGADYLAVAIGTSHGAYKGKGRPFIDHARLEAIAARVPQPLVLHGASSVPAELVERFREAGGAIEGAVGIHPEDIERAVRHGISKVNTDTDLRLAFTTSVRETLRDDPGQFDPRKLLAPARDAMRSVVAARMRLFGSSGRA is encoded by the coding sequence ATGCCACTGGTTTCCGGGATCGACGTGCTCGGGCCCGCCCGGGCGGGCGGCTACGCCGTGGGCGCCTTCAACACCAGCGATTTGGAGATCACGCAGGCGATCGTCGAGGCCGCCGAGGCCGAGCGCAGCCCGGTGATCGTCGCCCTCTCCGAGGGCTCGCTCAAGTTCGGCGGCGACGCCCTCGTCGCCGTCGTCAAGCACCTCGCCGGCGAGGCGACCGTGCCCGTGGCCATGCACCTCGACCACGGCTCCTCGTTCGAGATGTGCGTGCGCGCCCTCCGCCGGGGCTTCACCTCGGTGATGATCGACATGTCCCACGAGGACGAGGAGACGAACGTGCGCGAGACGGCGCGCGTCGTGCGGGCCGCCCACGCCGTGGGCGTCACGGTCGAGGCCGAGATCGGCCGGCTGGCCGGCATCGAGGAGCACGTCGACGTCAGCGCCGAGGACGCCGCCCTCACGAAGCCCGACGAGGCCGCCAGGTTCATGGAGCGCAGCGGCGCCGACTACCTGGCCGTGGCGATCGGCACCTCGCACGGCGCCTACAAGGGGAAGGGCCGCCCGTTCATCGACCACGCCCGCCTGGAGGCCATAGCCGCCAGGGTCCCGCAGCCGCTCGTCCTGCACGGCGCCTCCAGCGTGCCGGCCGAGCTGGTCGAGCGCTTCCGGGAGGCAGGCGGCGCCATCGAGGGGGCCGTCGGGATCCACCCGGAGGACATCGAGCGGGCCGTGCGGCACGGCATCTCCAAGGTCAACACCGACACCGACCTGAGGCTGGCGTTCACGACGAGCGTGCGCGAGACGCTGCGCGACGACCCCGGCCAGTTCGACCCGCGCAAGCTCCTCGCGCCCGCCCGCGACGCGATGCGTTCCGTCGTGGCCGCGCGCATGCGCCTCTTCGGCTCGTCCGGTCGGGCCTGA
- a CDS encoding NFACT family protein, with product MEGLLLAEQLRRLSGLLPAERLPWAFPDETTAVLPLRSGPCLWLVAPPRDPRLELRDDGPPRGGPRTPFQRQLAARAAGDLRSAEQRALDRVVTLRFGPSRGFVPEPPVDLVAELTGRNANLVLVGEDGLVLGAMRPVTAEVNRYREVRQGVPYVPPPPYDKLDPRAADAAELRRRLRGVELRRVRDVVDGVGPRLQAALQGRLAELAGASPTDVLEGDLLAAAVDALGEMVASPAAFLAGHGAGGRGRPADAVDEPTRLRRRAAALLADRLALARRRLADAERALADPEEPRRLRAEADLLLAASASWRLEGSRATVVGYDGAPVVLEVDPRRDAAGNARLRYDRARRREARAERARRELPASRDEVARLEAEAAALADAGVEELRRLVAAAEATGRRGAPRPGRGAAEVGARFLAPHGFEVVVGRNARENDAVTFGIARSLDLWLHAQGYRGAHVVVRSAGREVPFDTVLFAARLAAGFSEARGSSNVPVDYTLRKHVWRPKGAAPGAVQYTRQKTVYVEPARDEASAAGHGG from the coding sequence GTGGAGGGACTCCTGCTGGCGGAGCAGCTCCGGCGCCTCTCCGGCCTGTTGCCGGCCGAGCGTCTGCCGTGGGCGTTCCCCGACGAGACGACGGCCGTCCTGCCCCTGCGCTCCGGACCGTGCCTGTGGCTCGTCGCGCCCCCGCGAGACCCGCGGCTCGAGCTGCGCGACGACGGACCGCCCCGCGGCGGGCCGCGCACGCCGTTCCAGCGCCAGCTCGCGGCGCGCGCCGCGGGCGACCTGCGGTCCGCGGAGCAGCGCGCGCTCGACCGCGTGGTCACGCTGCGCTTCGGCCCCTCGCGCGGCTTCGTGCCAGAGCCTCCCGTCGACCTCGTGGCGGAGCTCACGGGGCGCAACGCGAACCTCGTGCTGGTGGGCGAGGACGGCCTGGTGCTCGGCGCCATGCGCCCGGTGACGGCCGAGGTCAACCGCTACCGCGAGGTGCGGCAGGGCGTCCCCTACGTGCCCCCGCCCCCCTACGACAAGCTGGACCCGCGCGCCGCGGACGCCGCGGAGCTCCGCCGGCGCCTGCGGGGAGTCGAGCTGCGCCGCGTCAGGGACGTCGTGGACGGCGTCGGTCCGCGCCTGCAGGCGGCTCTCCAAGGGCGGCTCGCGGAGCTAGCCGGCGCGTCGCCGACCGACGTGTTGGAGGGCGACCTGCTAGCGGCGGCCGTGGACGCGCTGGGCGAGATGGTCGCGTCTCCCGCGGCTTTCCTCGCCGGCCATGGCGCCGGCGGGCGAGGACGCCCCGCCGACGCGGTCGACGAGCCGACGAGGCTGCGCCGCCGCGCCGCGGCGCTCCTGGCCGACCGTCTGGCGCTGGCCCGTCGGCGGCTCGCCGACGCCGAGCGCGCCCTGGCCGACCCGGAGGAGCCTCGGCGCCTGCGGGCCGAGGCCGACCTCCTCCTGGCCGCGTCCGCGTCGTGGCGGCTGGAGGGGTCCCGGGCCACCGTCGTCGGCTACGACGGCGCCCCCGTGGTGCTCGAGGTCGACCCGCGGCGCGACGCCGCCGGCAACGCGCGGCTCCGCTACGACAGGGCCAGGCGCCGCGAGGCGCGGGCGGAGCGGGCGCGGCGGGAGCTGCCGGCTTCGCGCGACGAGGTCGCCAGGCTCGAGGCGGAGGCGGCCGCGCTGGCCGACGCGGGCGTCGAGGAGCTGCGGCGGCTCGTGGCGGCGGCGGAGGCCACGGGGCGGCGCGGCGCCCCGCGTCCCGGCCGCGGCGCGGCGGAGGTGGGGGCGCGGTTCCTGGCCCCGCACGGCTTCGAGGTCGTGGTCGGGCGCAACGCCAGGGAGAACGACGCCGTGACCTTCGGAATCGCCCGGTCGCTCGACCTGTGGCTGCACGCGCAGGGCTACCGCGGGGCGCACGTGGTCGTGCGCAGCGCCGGCCGGGAGGTGCCGTTCGACACGGTGCTCTTCGCCGCGAGGCTGGCCGCCGGCTTCTCCGAGGCGCGCGGCTCCTCGAACGTCCCGGTCGACTACACGCTGCGCAAGCACGTCTGGCGCCCCAAGGGCGCCGCCCCGGGGGCGGTGCAGTACACGCGGCAGAAGACCGTCTACGTCGAGCCGGCCAGGGACGAGGCGTCCGCGGCCGGGCACGGAGGCTGA
- a CDS encoding undecaprenyl-diphosphate phosphatase — MTVLQALVLGAVQGLTEFLPVSSSGHLVLANYYLGWGDRLPLWVDIATNTGTVLAVVVYLWRDVAAAVGGFFAGLASAEARARPGWRLALLVLAGSVPTAAIGLALRGVFESLNAPLPVAIALAVTGLILWFAPRSGPKREPGDLSYADALVAGVVQGIAVVPGISRSGSTIASLLARGADRELAPRVSFLLYLVVSLGVAVFGIGDVREAEVPLVPLVAMVASSFAVGYLALVTVFAVLRRGRFRAFAPYLWALSAVTIASVLLGR; from the coding sequence GTGACCGTGCTGCAGGCTCTCGTGCTGGGCGCGGTCCAGGGGCTCACCGAGTTCCTGCCCGTCTCGTCCTCCGGCCACCTCGTCCTCGCGAACTACTACCTGGGCTGGGGCGACCGGCTCCCCCTGTGGGTGGACATCGCCACGAACACGGGCACCGTGCTGGCCGTCGTCGTCTACCTGTGGCGGGACGTCGCGGCGGCCGTCGGTGGCTTCTTCGCCGGCCTCGCCTCCGCCGAGGCCCGTGCGCGGCCGGGCTGGCGGCTGGCGCTCTTGGTGCTGGCCGGCTCGGTACCGACGGCGGCGATCGGCCTGGCGCTGCGCGGCGTCTTCGAGAGCCTCAACGCGCCCCTGCCCGTGGCGATCGCGCTGGCGGTCACCGGCCTCATCCTCTGGTTCGCGCCCAGGTCGGGGCCGAAGAGGGAGCCGGGCGACCTCAGCTACGCCGACGCGCTCGTCGCCGGCGTCGTCCAGGGCATCGCCGTCGTGCCCGGCATCTCCCGCTCCGGCTCCACGATCGCGTCCCTGCTGGCGCGCGGCGCCGACAGGGAGCTCGCGCCGCGCGTGTCTTTCCTCCTCTACCTGGTGGTCTCGCTCGGCGTGGCCGTGTTCGGCATCGGGGACGTCCGCGAGGCGGAGGTGCCCCTCGTCCCGCTCGTCGCGATGGTGGCCTCGTCGTTCGCCGTCGGCTACCTGGCACTCGTCACGGTGTTCGCGGTGCTGCGCCGCGGGCGCTTCCGGGCCTTCGCGCCCTACCTCTGGGCGCTGTCGGCCGTCACCATCGCCTCCGTGCTGCTGGGCCGTTGA
- the gltX gene encoding glutamate--tRNA ligase, producing MTRIAPSPTGDPHVGTAYVGLFSYVLARKHGGRFIFRLEDTDRQRYQEQSERRILEMFSWLGIEPDESPAKGGPHAPYRQSERLHVYREHVDALLAGGHAYRAFETAEELEAMRAEQKRLGKPLGYDGRGRSVPREEQERRAAAGEPHVVRLATPDDGTTTFVDRLRGEISFANEEIRDPVLLKSDGYPTYHLAVVVDDHLMGVTHVIRAEEWITSTPIHVLLYRAFGWELPEFVHVPILRNPDRTKLSKRKSDTSVDSYRRQGILPEALLNYLATLGWSMPDGREFFSLEEMIAAFDLDRISTGEPVFDLKKLKFFNAKYLREILPLEEVAARAEPLFAERGFDVGDDPDYLLDVVDVLRPRAETLVELADQAGYFFTEEFPYDEGARKQLAAGQAHLQAVERELSMLEFFDYDGVDDMLRSYVQDQAVPMGKVMMPLRAALTGTTTSPGVVDLIVILGKQRSLSRIGRALTYIDAGLPDDDPQKSLEEQRRQEAAKAKGKQVAAAKAKGAS from the coding sequence GTGACTCGAATCGCGCCGTCCCCGACCGGCGACCCGCACGTCGGAACGGCTTACGTGGGTCTGTTCAGCTACGTGCTGGCGAGGAAGCATGGCGGCCGGTTCATCTTCCGCCTCGAGGACACGGACCGTCAGCGCTATCAGGAGCAGTCGGAGCGACGGATCCTCGAGATGTTCTCCTGGCTCGGCATCGAGCCGGACGAGAGCCCGGCGAAGGGCGGCCCGCACGCGCCGTACCGGCAGAGCGAGCGGCTGCACGTCTACCGCGAGCACGTCGACGCGCTGCTGGCCGGCGGCCACGCCTACAGGGCGTTCGAGACGGCCGAGGAGCTGGAGGCCATGCGCGCCGAGCAGAAGCGCCTGGGCAAGCCCCTCGGCTACGACGGGCGCGGGAGGTCGGTGCCGCGCGAGGAGCAGGAGCGGCGGGCCGCCGCGGGCGAGCCGCACGTCGTCCGCCTCGCCACGCCGGACGACGGCACGACCACGTTCGTCGACAGGCTGCGCGGCGAGATCTCCTTCGCCAACGAGGAGATCCGCGACCCCGTCCTGCTCAAGTCGGACGGCTACCCCACCTACCACCTCGCCGTCGTCGTCGACGACCACCTCATGGGCGTCACGCACGTGATCCGCGCCGAGGAGTGGATCACGAGCACGCCGATCCACGTGCTCCTCTACCGCGCCTTCGGCTGGGAGCTCCCCGAGTTCGTGCACGTGCCGATCCTCCGCAACCCCGACCGCACGAAGCTCTCGAAGCGCAAGTCGGACACGTCCGTCGACTCGTACCGTCGGCAGGGCATCCTGCCCGAGGCGCTGCTGAACTACCTCGCGACGCTGGGCTGGAGCATGCCGGACGGACGCGAGTTCTTCAGCCTCGAGGAGATGATCGCCGCGTTCGACCTCGACCGCATCTCGACCGGCGAGCCCGTCTTCGACCTCAAGAAGCTGAAGTTCTTCAACGCCAAGTACCTGCGCGAGATCCTGCCACTCGAGGAGGTGGCCGCGCGCGCGGAGCCGCTCTTCGCCGAGCGGGGCTTCGACGTGGGCGACGACCCCGACTACCTCCTCGACGTCGTCGACGTGCTCAGGCCGCGCGCGGAGACCCTGGTCGAGCTGGCCGACCAGGCCGGCTACTTCTTCACGGAGGAGTTCCCGTACGACGAGGGCGCACGCAAGCAGCTCGCGGCGGGACAGGCGCACCTGCAGGCCGTGGAGCGCGAGCTGTCGATGCTCGAGTTCTTCGACTACGACGGCGTCGACGACATGCTGCGCTCCTACGTGCAGGACCAGGCCGTGCCCATGGGCAAGGTCATGATGCCGCTGCGCGCGGCGCTGACGGGCACCACCACCTCGCCCGGGGTCGTCGACCTGATCGTGATCCTCGGCAAGCAGCGGTCGCTCTCCCGCATCGGCAGGGCGCTCACCTACATCGACGCCGGCCTGCCCGACGACGACCCCCAGAAGTCCCTCGAGGAGCAGAGGCGCCAGGAGGCGGCCAAGGCCAAGGGCAAGCAGGTCGCCGCGGCCAAGGCGAAGGGCGCCTCGTGA
- the rplM gene encoding 50S ribosomal protein L13 — protein MKTYFSNEPTNDWVLVDAAGMRVGRLATRVAALLKGKHKPTYSPHQPCGDFVVVINADKVEFSGDKLDSKVYTRYSGYQGGLKTTTAREALAKHPERVIEHAVWGMLPKTRLGRRLIRRLKVYAGETHPHEAQQPRKLELN, from the coding sequence GTGAAGACTTACTTCTCGAACGAGCCCACGAACGACTGGGTCCTCGTGGACGCAGCCGGCATGCGCGTGGGCCGTCTCGCGACCCGGGTCGCCGCCCTGCTGAAGGGCAAGCACAAGCCCACCTACTCGCCGCACCAGCCGTGCGGCGACTTCGTCGTCGTCATCAACGCCGACAAGGTCGAGTTCAGCGGCGACAAGCTCGACTCCAAGGTGTACACCAGGTACTCGGGCTACCAGGGCGGTCTGAAGACCACGACGGCCCGCGAGGCGCTGGCCAAGCACCCGGAGCGCGTGATCGAGCACGCCGTCTGGGGCATGCTGCCTAAGACGCGCCTGGGCCGCCGGCTGATCCGGCGGCTGAAGGTCTACGCCGGCGAGACGCACCCGCACGAGGCGCAGCAGCCGAGGAAGCTGGAGCTCAACTGA
- the ftsY gene encoding signal recognition particle-docking protein FtsY: MSWFDRLRQGLSRTRGVIAEGLGGEGPAAPGQRAPGAAPRGRPADWEMDWDELELALIAADVGAKLAAEVVEGAKRERERGMTFGQALEKALLDQLEPDAMRQKLRRVGFQLDVTRKVVEPAGHVIMVVGVNGVGKTTTIAKLGAYYQRHGRSVMFAAGDTFRAAGSAQLAVWGERLGIPTVTGPDGGDPAAVAFDGAQRRLSQGRDLLIVDTAGRLHTKHNLMEELKKVKRVVDRADPGEPREVWLVLDAVTGQNGLEQARRFHDAVGLTGVIVTKLDGTAKGGILLPITRELRLPIRFIGVGEREDDLQPYDAAAFVHALLDLPVEA; the protein is encoded by the coding sequence GTGAGCTGGTTCGACCGCCTGCGGCAGGGCCTCTCGCGCACGCGCGGCGTCATCGCGGAGGGCCTGGGCGGCGAGGGGCCGGCCGCGCCGGGTCAGCGGGCTCCCGGCGCCGCGCCCCGAGGGCGCCCCGCCGACTGGGAGATGGACTGGGACGAGCTGGAGCTCGCCCTCATCGCCGCCGACGTGGGCGCCAAGCTGGCCGCCGAGGTCGTCGAGGGGGCGAAGCGCGAGCGCGAGCGCGGCATGACGTTCGGCCAGGCGCTGGAGAAGGCGCTGCTCGACCAGCTCGAGCCCGACGCGATGCGGCAGAAGCTGCGGCGCGTGGGCTTCCAGCTCGACGTCACCCGCAAGGTCGTGGAGCCCGCCGGGCACGTGATCATGGTCGTGGGCGTCAACGGCGTCGGGAAGACGACCACGATCGCCAAGCTGGGGGCGTACTACCAGCGCCACGGGCGCAGCGTGATGTTCGCCGCCGGCGACACGTTCAGGGCCGCCGGGAGCGCGCAGCTCGCCGTCTGGGGCGAGCGCCTCGGCATACCGACCGTGACCGGACCGGACGGCGGCGACCCGGCCGCCGTCGCCTTCGACGGCGCCCAGCGGCGGCTCTCGCAGGGGCGAGACCTGCTGATCGTCGACACGGCGGGCCGCCTCCACACCAAGCACAACCTCATGGAGGAGCTGAAGAAGGTGAAGCGGGTCGTGGACCGCGCCGACCCCGGCGAGCCGCGCGAGGTGTGGCTCGTGCTCGACGCCGTGACGGGCCAGAACGGCCTCGAGCAGGCGCGGCGCTTCCACGACGCCGTCGGCCTCACCGGCGTGATCGTCACCAAGCTCGACGGCACGGCGAAGGGCGGCATCCTCCTCCCCATCACGCGCGAGCTGCGCCTGCCCATCAGGTTCATCGGCGTCGGCGAGCGCGAGGACGACCTCCAGCCCTACGACGCCGCGGCGTTCGTGCACGCGCTCCTCGACCTCCCGGTGGAGGCCTGA
- the mqnB gene encoding futalosine hydrolase, translating into MAATRAELGPLARALAGHGRLPWGPRWPHAVTGELAGVPVVLAASGLGKANAAAALAALVASAGGAVRAVLQVGVGGAYPGAPVATGAAALAASELDLDLGLGRHPDWRDLEALAVPGDETRNRIDLAGPALEAARAATGLPALAFATSDAVTADRDDAAYLAGRFGASVESMEGAGAARAAAALGVPFVELRGVSNLAGDRDKASWRLREAIAAACEAAVAAAGAVWEVCREPAG; encoded by the coding sequence GTGGCCGCCACCCGCGCGGAACTCGGCCCGCTGGCGCGCGCCCTTGCCGGTCACGGGAGGCTCCCGTGGGGGCCCCGCTGGCCCCACGCGGTGACGGGCGAGCTCGCCGGCGTGCCCGTCGTCCTGGCCGCCAGCGGCCTGGGCAAGGCCAACGCCGCGGCCGCGCTGGCGGCGCTGGTGGCGTCCGCGGGCGGCGCGGTGCGGGCCGTGCTGCAGGTCGGCGTTGGCGGCGCCTACCCCGGCGCTCCCGTGGCCACGGGGGCCGCCGCCCTCGCCGCCAGCGAGCTCGACCTCGACCTCGGCCTCGGTCGCCACCCCGACTGGCGCGACCTGGAGGCGCTCGCCGTGCCGGGCGACGAGACGCGCAACCGCATCGACCTAGCGGGCCCCGCGCTCGAGGCGGCCCGGGCCGCGACGGGCCTGCCGGCGCTGGCCTTCGCGACGTCCGACGCCGTCACCGCCGACCGCGACGACGCCGCCTACCTGGCCGGGCGCTTCGGAGCGTCGGTCGAGTCCATGGAGGGGGCGGGCGCCGCGCGCGCGGCGGCGGCCCTCGGGGTACCGTTCGTCGAGCTGCGCGGCGTGAGCAACCTGGCGGGCGACCGCGACAAGGCGTCGTGGCGCCTGCGGGAGGCGATAGCGGCGGCCTGCGAGGCCGCCGTCGCGGCCGCGGGCGCCGTCTGGGAGGTCTGTCGTGAACCCGCTGGCTAG
- a CDS encoding RsmF rRNA methyltransferase first C-terminal domain-containing protein: MVAASLPPAFRARMRALLGGEAEELFAALEEPREPAVRLNALRGDPGRLAALLPWPRAPVPWCPAGRLVNAASASVADHPLNDAGVYYQQDPAAMAAAEALDPRPGELVVDLAAAPGGKATHLAALAGDAALVVANDVDARRARALLSNVERLGVTGAAVTSSAPGRFAGALGGACDAVLLDAPCSGEGMFRRSAAARAAWSEAGVGRHAELQRRLIAAAADLLRPGGRLVYSTCTFDPRENEEVVLWLLARRPDLELEPLDLAGAEDAARFGLPGAARLWPHRAVGDGHFVARLRRYEGAPAGPGARRPGDGREGSRVRGAARRGRLVEGAPDDATQDAWASFAAERLTPEWRERASGGRLARFGERLLLLPEGFAPLPGVHVLRAGLHVADARSAGGRVELTPAHALAMAAGFAERGWAGPRLEVGGDDASLAAFLEGGALAAPGVPDGQALVTWRGFALGWADCRRGSARSLLPRGLRRKTRAAHALG; encoded by the coding sequence GTGGTCGCGGCGAGCCTGCCGCCCGCGTTCAGGGCGCGCATGAGGGCGCTGCTGGGCGGCGAGGCCGAGGAGCTCTTCGCGGCCCTCGAGGAGCCGCGCGAGCCGGCCGTCCGCCTCAACGCCCTGCGCGGCGACCCGGGCCGCCTCGCCGCGCTGCTGCCGTGGCCCCGGGCGCCGGTGCCGTGGTGCCCGGCGGGCCGGCTCGTGAACGCCGCCAGCGCGTCCGTGGCGGACCACCCCCTGAACGACGCCGGCGTCTACTACCAGCAGGACCCCGCCGCGATGGCCGCTGCCGAGGCGCTAGACCCGCGTCCGGGCGAGCTCGTCGTCGACCTGGCGGCGGCGCCGGGAGGCAAGGCCACGCACCTGGCGGCGCTGGCCGGCGACGCGGCCCTCGTCGTCGCGAACGACGTGGACGCGCGTCGCGCCCGCGCCCTCCTCTCCAACGTCGAGCGCCTCGGCGTGACCGGCGCGGCCGTGACGAGCTCGGCGCCGGGCCGCTTCGCCGGCGCCCTGGGCGGAGCCTGCGACGCCGTGCTGCTCGACGCCCCCTGCTCCGGAGAGGGGATGTTCCGGCGCTCGGCGGCGGCGCGCGCGGCGTGGAGCGAGGCGGGCGTCGGGCGGCACGCCGAGCTGCAGCGACGCCTCATCGCCGCGGCCGCCGACCTGCTGCGCCCGGGCGGGCGGCTCGTCTACAGCACCTGCACCTTCGACCCCCGCGAGAACGAGGAGGTCGTGCTGTGGCTGCTGGCGCGCCGGCCGGACCTGGAGCTCGAGCCCCTCGACCTGGCGGGCGCCGAGGACGCCGCGAGGTTCGGCCTGCCGGGCGCGGCGCGCCTGTGGCCGCACCGCGCGGTGGGGGACGGGCACTTCGTGGCGCGCCTGCGCCGGTATGAGGGAGCGCCCGCGGGTCCGGGGGCGCGTCGCCCGGGGGACGGCCGGGAGGGCTCCCGCGTCCGCGGCGCGGCCCGCCGCGGACGCCTGGTCGAGGGCGCGCCGGACGACGCCACCCAGGACGCCTGGGCGTCCTTCGCCGCGGAGCGCCTCACGCCGGAGTGGCGGGAGCGCGCGTCCGGAGGCCGCCTGGCGCGCTTCGGCGAGCGCCTCCTGCTGCTGCCCGAGGGCTTCGCGCCCCTGCCCGGCGTGCACGTCCTGCGCGCGGGCCTGCACGTCGCCGACGCGCGGTCGGCCGGCGGCAGGGTGGAGCTGACGCCCGCCCACGCACTGGCCATGGCGGCAGGCTTCGCGGAACGAGGCTGGGCGGGACCGCGGCTCGAGGTGGGCGGAGACGACGCGTCCCTGGCGGCGTTCCTGGAGGGCGGTGCCCTCGCCGCGCCCGGCGTCCCCGACGGCCAGGCGCTCGTCACATGGCGGGGCTTCGCGCTGGGCTGGGCGGACTGCCGGCGCGGCTCCGCTCGCTCCCTGCTGCCGCGCGGCCTGCGCCGGAAGACGCGCGCCGCCCACGCCCTTGGCTAG
- the rpsI gene encoding 30S ribosomal protein S9, protein MDQYYGTGRRKEAIARVFLRPGSGRITVNGREFQEYFRGILAGVEALEPLKATNTAGRYDAVITVKGGGPSGQADAIKLGVARALLKVDPNLRATLKQAGHLRRDARVVERKKYGLKKARRAPQYSKR, encoded by the coding sequence ATGGATCAGTACTACGGTACCGGCCGCCGCAAGGAGGCCATCGCGCGCGTGTTCCTGCGCCCCGGTAGCGGCCGCATCACCGTCAACGGCCGCGAGTTCCAGGAGTACTTCCGCGGCATCCTCGCGGGCGTCGAGGCCCTCGAGCCCCTGAAGGCCACGAACACCGCCGGCCGCTACGACGCGGTCATCACCGTCAAGGGCGGGGGGCCTAGCGGCCAGGCCGACGCGATCAAGCTGGGCGTGGCCCGCGCGCTCCTCAAGGTGGACCCCAACCTCCGCGCCACGCTCAAGCAGGCGGGTCACCTCAGGCGCGACGCCCGTGTCGTCGAGCGCAAGAAGTACGGCCTCAAGAAGGCCAGGCGCGCTCCCCAGTACAGCAAGCGCTGA